A region of Pyxidicoccus parkwaysis DNA encodes the following proteins:
- a CDS encoding transcriptional regulator: MAEKWDKQLMDFLKRTGDELKRTTDDLRGEAERLLKEVKDPQNQAKVKEGLEQLRTWAATTSKVATEKIETAVRQVEGAVERAFKPEESGQKTEAPKASAPSSAAPAEAPKAEARASASKKAGPKSIGRKKAAAKGSASRPAAKKGAAASKKTIGRAKKPTAGT; the protein is encoded by the coding sequence ATGGCCGAGAAGTGGGACAAGCAGCTGATGGACTTCCTCAAGCGCACCGGTGACGAGCTCAAGCGCACCACCGACGACCTGCGCGGCGAGGCCGAGCGCCTCCTCAAGGAGGTGAAGGACCCGCAGAACCAGGCCAAGGTGAAGGAGGGCCTGGAGCAGCTGCGCACCTGGGCCGCCACCACCAGCAAGGTGGCGACGGAGAAGATTGAAACCGCCGTGCGCCAGGTCGAGGGCGCCGTCGAGCGCGCCTTCAAGCCCGAGGAGTCCGGCCAGAAGACCGAGGCCCCGAAGGCCAGCGCGCCCTCCAGCGCCGCTCCCGCCGAGGCTCCCAAGGCCGAAGCCCGCGCGTCCGCGTCCAAGAAGGCGGGCCCCAAGTCCATCGGCCGGAAGAAGGCGGCCGCCAAGGGCTCCGCCTCCCGCCCTGCAGCCAAGAAGGGCGCCGCGGCTTCCAAGAAGACGATTGGGCGTGCAAAGAAGCCCACCGCGGGAACGTGA
- the grpE gene encoding nucleotide exchange factor GrpE produces MRAVAGSNEKGSIQADIGQDVIDAAVRSVERQMDEDDEVTVIEVEARGASADEEVAGDAPPPEESASTPAAEATPEEVAALRQEVESLKAQLEFSQAKARETLERLRETHERTKDAQERTIRAAADLENYRKRAQKEKEEVQRFGSEKLLKDLLPVLDNLDRALDAAAKSPDIDSFQKGVAMTRKSFEDALARHGVKAFSAKGQPFDPRMHEAIQQVETADVPAGHVAYEVVRGFYLNERLVRPAMVVVARAPAEAPAPAANESAEAAPAAASAAEGTTSVPPQTQDSSGGSQ; encoded by the coding sequence GTGCGCGCCGTGGCCGGCTCGAACGAGAAGGGCAGCATCCAGGCGGACATCGGGCAGGACGTCATCGACGCGGCGGTCCGCAGCGTCGAGCGTCAGATGGACGAGGACGACGAGGTGACCGTCATCGAGGTGGAGGCCCGCGGGGCTTCCGCCGACGAGGAGGTCGCCGGCGACGCCCCGCCGCCCGAGGAGAGCGCGAGCACCCCCGCCGCCGAGGCGACGCCCGAAGAGGTGGCGGCGCTGCGCCAGGAGGTGGAGTCCCTCAAGGCCCAGCTCGAGTTCAGCCAGGCCAAGGCCCGCGAGACGCTGGAGCGCCTGCGCGAGACGCACGAGCGCACCAAGGACGCGCAGGAGCGCACCATCCGTGCCGCCGCGGACCTGGAGAACTACCGCAAGCGCGCGCAGAAGGAGAAGGAGGAGGTCCAGCGCTTCGGCTCGGAGAAGCTGCTCAAGGACCTGCTCCCCGTCCTGGACAACCTGGATCGCGCGCTCGACGCCGCGGCCAAGTCTCCGGACATCGACAGCTTCCAGAAGGGCGTGGCCATGACGCGCAAGTCCTTCGAGGACGCGCTCGCCCGCCACGGGGTGAAGGCCTTCAGCGCGAAGGGCCAGCCGTTCGACCCGCGCATGCATGAGGCGATTCAGCAGGTGGAGACGGCGGACGTGCCCGCCGGCCACGTGGCCTACGAGGTCGTCCGCGGCTTCTACCTGAACGAGCGCCTGGTGCGTCCGGCCATGGTCGTCGTCGCGCGCGCGCCCGCCGAGGCCCCCGCGCCTGCCGCCAATGAGTCCGCGGAGGCCGCGCCGGCCGCCGCGTCCGCAGCCGAGGGGACCACTTCTGTTCCCCCGCAGACCCAAGATTCTTCCGGGGGGAGCCAGTAA
- the dnaK gene encoding molecular chaperone DnaK, protein MGKVIGIDLGTTNSCVSVMEGGEPVVIPNSEGSRTTPSMVGFTDSGERLVGQIAKRQAITNPENTVFAVKRLIGRKFDSPEAKKAIGVSSFRVAPSPNGDAWVEIRGKGYSPPEISAIVLMKMKQTAEDYLGEPVTEAVITVPAYFNDSQRQATKDAGRIAGLNVLRIINEPTAAALAYGLDKVKDGGTERIAVYDLGGGTFDISILELNAGVFEVKSTNGDTFLGGEDFDQRLIDYLAKRFAEQNNGLDLRKDRMALQRLKEAAERAKHELSSAPETEVNLPFITADASGPKHLTETVDRATFEALVADLVDRTIEPCRIALKDAGVTAQHINQVLLVGGMTRMPRVQQKVKEFFGKEPHKGINPDEVVAVGAAIQGGVLKGEVKDVLLLDVTPLSLGVETAGGVFTKIIDKNTTIPCKKSQVFSTAVDNQPLVSVHVLQGEREMAADNKTLARFELVGIPPAPRGVPQIEVSFDIDANGIVHVSAKDLGTGKVQQVRVVSNSGLSEAEIQGMIADAQSHAADDKKKKELAELRNNADGLIYTTEKSLEEYANLLSEKDREEIKSDLERLKGLLNTTDATALKDAFQRLEGSAYRIADAIYTGQAS, encoded by the coding sequence ATGGGCAAGGTGATTGGAATCGACCTTGGGACGACCAACTCGTGCGTCTCCGTCATGGAGGGCGGCGAGCCGGTGGTCATCCCCAACAGTGAAGGCAGCCGCACCACGCCGTCCATGGTGGGCTTCACCGACTCCGGTGAGCGCCTCGTGGGCCAGATTGCCAAGCGGCAGGCCATCACCAACCCGGAGAACACCGTCTTCGCGGTGAAGCGGCTCATCGGTCGCAAGTTCGACTCGCCCGAGGCGAAGAAGGCCATCGGCGTGAGCTCGTTCCGCGTGGCGCCCAGCCCCAACGGCGACGCGTGGGTGGAGATTCGCGGCAAGGGCTACAGCCCGCCGGAAATCTCCGCCATCGTGCTGATGAAGATGAAGCAGACGGCGGAGGACTACCTCGGCGAGCCCGTCACCGAGGCGGTCATCACCGTTCCGGCCTACTTCAACGACAGCCAGCGCCAGGCCACCAAGGACGCGGGCCGCATCGCCGGCCTCAACGTGCTGCGCATCATCAACGAGCCCACGGCCGCGGCCCTCGCGTACGGCCTGGACAAGGTGAAGGACGGCGGCACCGAGCGCATCGCCGTCTACGACCTCGGCGGCGGCACGTTCGATATCTCCATCCTGGAGCTCAACGCCGGCGTCTTCGAGGTGAAGAGCACCAACGGCGACACGTTCCTCGGCGGTGAGGACTTCGACCAGCGGCTCATCGACTACCTCGCCAAGCGCTTCGCCGAGCAGAACAACGGCCTGGACCTGCGCAAGGACCGCATGGCCCTCCAGCGCCTCAAGGAGGCCGCCGAGCGCGCCAAGCACGAGCTGTCCAGCGCGCCGGAGACGGAGGTCAACCTCCCCTTCATCACCGCCGACGCCAGCGGCCCCAAGCACCTCACCGAGACGGTGGACCGCGCCACCTTCGAGGCGCTGGTGGCGGACCTGGTGGACCGCACGATTGAGCCCTGCCGGATTGCGCTCAAGGACGCGGGCGTGACGGCGCAGCACATCAACCAGGTGCTGCTGGTGGGCGGCATGACGCGCATGCCGCGCGTGCAGCAGAAGGTGAAGGAGTTCTTCGGCAAGGAGCCGCACAAGGGCATCAACCCGGATGAAGTCGTCGCCGTGGGCGCGGCCATCCAGGGCGGCGTGCTCAAGGGCGAGGTGAAGGACGTCCTCCTGCTGGACGTGACGCCCCTGTCGCTGGGCGTGGAGACGGCGGGCGGCGTCTTCACCAAAATCATCGACAAGAACACCACCATCCCCTGCAAGAAGAGCCAGGTGTTCTCCACGGCGGTGGACAACCAGCCGCTGGTGAGCGTGCACGTGCTCCAGGGCGAGCGCGAGATGGCGGCGGACAACAAGACGCTGGCCCGCTTCGAGCTCGTCGGCATTCCTCCCGCGCCGCGCGGCGTGCCGCAGATTGAGGTGTCCTTCGACATCGACGCCAACGGCATCGTCCACGTCAGCGCCAAGGACCTCGGCACCGGCAAGGTCCAGCAGGTGCGCGTGGTGAGCAACTCCGGGCTGTCCGAGGCGGAAATCCAGGGGATGATTGCCGACGCCCAGTCGCACGCGGCGGACGACAAGAAGAAGAAGGAACTGGCGGAGCTGCGCAACAACGCGGACGGGCTCATCTACACGACGGAGAAGAGCCTGGAGGAGTACGCCAACCTCCTGTCGGAGAAGGACCGCGAGGAAATCAAGTCGGACCTGGAGCGGCTCAAGGGCCTGCTCAACACCACCGACGCCACGGCCCTGAAGGACGCCTTCCAGCGCCTGGAGGGCAGCGCCTACCGCATCGCCGACGCCATCTACACGGGTCAGGCGAGCTGA
- a CDS encoding serine/threonine-protein kinase, whose translation MGPVEFPSLQTEVAFLRGLVAVHRMADDILEDCLERGLDLDSGLDVFLTQCARMVHAPAGFVSLRGTQGPVLTRVLGDLGVDVFEAARWMGPHRLDDGRMLFCTRLTLGKLDLGGLGLVVEGGFEDGGGLVMKLVEAIGEQLDSAVLGFLALTDGRSALERLDELALDETPVPRGRIGRYEVVTPLGTGGMAQVLVARARGPEGLGRLVALKRILPHLTADPSIIQQFLDEARIGLRLSHPNLVHVYDFGEAQGAYYIAMELVRGVDLDRLIRALKGPLEPAHAVAVVVQALQGLQAAHGLRGEDGAPLHLVHRDLSPHNLMVGFDGRVKVLDFGVAKARAQRTVTLPGIVKGKPLYMSPEQARGQRLDARSDLFAMGLILYEALTGQRAFDRGDELASMQAICDERLTRPDSLPRPLWDVLEVALAKRPEARFGNAQEMADRLSDVCRPAKDVELSRLTSRYFPDRLREFNRMDRTEAAGRPGVPSVENEETQVRPAPRKSAR comes from the coding sequence ATGGGGCCCGTGGAATTTCCCTCACTGCAGACGGAAGTGGCCTTCCTGCGTGGCCTGGTGGCCGTCCACCGGATGGCGGACGACATCCTGGAGGACTGCCTGGAGCGCGGCCTGGACTTGGACTCCGGGCTGGACGTGTTCCTCACGCAGTGCGCGCGGATGGTGCATGCGCCCGCGGGCTTCGTGTCGCTGCGTGGGACGCAGGGCCCGGTGCTGACGCGCGTGCTGGGTGATTTGGGCGTGGACGTCTTCGAGGCGGCGCGCTGGATGGGGCCCCACCGGTTGGATGACGGGCGGATGCTCTTCTGCACCCGGCTTACGCTGGGGAAGCTGGACCTGGGCGGCCTGGGGCTGGTGGTGGAGGGCGGCTTCGAGGACGGCGGTGGGCTGGTGATGAAGCTGGTGGAGGCCATCGGCGAGCAGCTCGACTCGGCGGTGCTGGGCTTCCTCGCGCTCACCGACGGGCGCAGCGCGCTGGAGCGGCTGGACGAGCTGGCCCTGGACGAGACGCCCGTGCCGCGCGGCCGCATCGGCCGGTACGAGGTGGTGACGCCGCTGGGCACCGGTGGCATGGCGCAGGTGCTGGTGGCGCGGGCGCGCGGGCCGGAGGGGCTGGGCCGGCTGGTGGCGCTCAAGCGCATCCTCCCGCACCTCACCGCGGACCCGTCCATCATCCAGCAGTTCCTGGACGAGGCGCGCATCGGCCTGCGGCTGTCGCACCCCAACCTCGTCCACGTCTACGACTTCGGCGAGGCGCAGGGCGCCTACTACATCGCCATGGAGCTGGTGCGGGGCGTGGACCTGGACCGGCTCATCCGCGCGCTCAAGGGCCCGCTGGAGCCGGCGCACGCGGTGGCGGTGGTGGTGCAGGCGCTGCAGGGGCTCCAGGCCGCGCACGGCCTGCGGGGCGAGGACGGCGCGCCGCTGCACCTCGTGCACCGGGACTTGTCTCCTCACAACCTCATGGTGGGGTTCGACGGGCGGGTGAAGGTGCTGGACTTCGGCGTGGCGAAGGCGCGCGCGCAGCGCACGGTGACGCTGCCGGGCATCGTGAAGGGCAAGCCGCTCTACATGTCGCCGGAGCAGGCGCGGGGCCAGCGGCTGGACGCGCGCAGCGACTTGTTCGCCATGGGGCTCATCCTCTACGAGGCGCTCACCGGGCAGCGCGCGTTCGACCGGGGGGACGAGCTGGCCTCCATGCAGGCCATCTGCGACGAGCGGCTGACGCGGCCGGACTCGCTGCCCCGGCCGCTGTGGGACGTGCTGGAGGTGGCGCTGGCCAAGCGGCCGGAGGCGCGCTTCGGCAACGCGCAGGAGATGGCGGACCGGCTGTCGGACGTGTGCCGCCCGGCGAAGGACGTGGAGCTGTCACGGCTCACGTCGAGGTACTTCCCGGACCGGCTGCGCGAGTTCAACCGCATGGACCGCACGGAGGCCGCCGGAAGGCCCGGCGTCCCGTCCGTGGAGAACGAGGAGACGCAGGTGCGCCCCGCGCCCCGGAAGTCCGCGCGCTGA
- a CDS encoding YsnF/AvaK domain-containing protein: MYQRSDVREGMVVRSIDGEKLGKVFAVGDTEFHIEKGLFFPKDYLVRYSEVSDIRSDEIILNHGKEALQSLSREAGRYATDTGATAGLGGGAGVGPGAVGVPAEGAATGYGTPTTTTGLGMGADTRGLGAMPDTTLSGSGLGGDTRVGSERTMTGRSEDVSIPVRKEELDVTKREKQAGEVRVKKDVVEEEKVVDVPVRRERVRVERRDVTPERPAMGATFQEETVVVPLRAEEVDVQKRAVVDEEVVIHKDAIEEERRVAENLRREDVSIRTEGDVEGARSLESPPDDPSKRGY; this comes from the coding sequence ATGTACCAGCGCAGCGACGTGAGAGAGGGAATGGTCGTCCGCAGCATCGACGGCGAGAAGCTCGGCAAGGTCTTCGCCGTGGGCGACACCGAGTTCCACATCGAGAAGGGCCTCTTCTTCCCGAAGGACTATCTCGTCCGGTACTCCGAGGTCAGTGACATCCGCTCGGACGAAATCATCCTCAACCACGGCAAGGAGGCGCTGCAAAGCCTGTCGCGTGAGGCGGGCCGCTACGCCACGGACACCGGCGCGACAGCAGGCCTGGGCGGCGGGGCGGGCGTAGGCCCCGGCGCGGTGGGAGTCCCCGCCGAGGGCGCCGCGACAGGCTATGGCACGCCCACCACCACGACGGGCCTGGGCATGGGCGCGGACACCCGGGGCCTGGGTGCCATGCCGGACACGACGCTGTCGGGCAGCGGCCTGGGCGGCGACACGCGCGTGGGCAGCGAGCGCACCATGACGGGCCGCTCGGAGGACGTCTCCATCCCCGTGCGGAAGGAGGAGCTGGACGTCACCAAGCGCGAGAAGCAGGCCGGCGAGGTACGCGTGAAGAAGGACGTGGTGGAGGAGGAGAAGGTGGTGGACGTGCCGGTGCGTCGCGAGCGCGTGCGCGTGGAGCGCCGCGACGTGACGCCGGAGCGCCCGGCCATGGGGGCCACCTTCCAGGAGGAGACGGTGGTCGTCCCGCTGCGCGCCGAGGAGGTGGACGTCCAGAAGCGCGCCGTGGTGGACGAGGAGGTCGTCATCCACAAGGACGCCATCGAGGAGGAGCGCCGCGTCGCGGAGAACCTCCGCCGCGAGGACGTGAGCATCCGCACCGAAGGCGACGTGGAGGGCGCGCGCTCGCTCGAGTCGCCTCCCGACGACCCGTCGAAGCGCGGCTACTGA
- a CDS encoding YsnF/AvaK domain-containing protein, whose product MRTDVKEGMRVFTADGVKLGTVVGCGEDTFVVERGLLRSRDYVAGYGDVVEVTDGEVLLGLTKDQLSPGPLARGEGDVESRAGYVVDSRDLVIPLAREEAQPRAVLRDVGQVRIRKVVRTEVKHFSIPVRREELVVERVNAEDVRAGKADERTLPGVAPFEEATFVIPLYEEQVEFTKTARVWQELAVSKSTQEELRQVHTTVRRETAEVEERGEVLHEGPVDGLHS is encoded by the coding sequence ATGCGCACGGACGTAAAGGAAGGGATGCGGGTCTTCACGGCGGACGGGGTGAAGCTGGGCACCGTGGTGGGCTGCGGCGAGGACACCTTCGTCGTCGAGCGCGGCCTTTTGCGCTCGCGGGACTACGTGGCCGGCTATGGCGACGTGGTGGAGGTGACGGACGGCGAGGTGCTGCTCGGCCTCACGAAGGACCAGCTGAGTCCCGGTCCCCTCGCCCGCGGGGAAGGGGATGTGGAGTCGCGGGCCGGCTACGTCGTGGACTCGAGAGACCTCGTCATCCCCCTGGCCCGCGAGGAGGCCCAACCCCGGGCCGTGCTCCGCGACGTCGGACAGGTGCGCATCCGCAAGGTGGTGCGCACCGAGGTGAAGCACTTCTCCATCCCCGTGCGGCGCGAAGAACTGGTGGTCGAGCGGGTGAATGCGGAGGACGTGCGCGCCGGGAAGGCGGACGAGCGGACGCTGCCGGGCGTGGCGCCCTTCGAGGAGGCCACCTTCGTCATCCCCCTCTATGAAGAGCAGGTGGAGTTCACCAAGACGGCCCGGGTCTGGCAGGAGCTCGCCGTCTCCAAGTCCACCCAGGAGGAGCTGCGCCAGGTGCACACCACCGTTCGCCGGGAGACGGCGGAGGTGGAGGAGCGGGGCGAGGTACTCCACGAAGGCCCGGTGGACGGCCTGCACTCCTGA
- a CDS encoding ABC transporter substrate-binding protein, translated as MRRLAPMLLAALAVFAAACEKKTQPAPSGEGGSQTAQQGQQKPATPPGGGEVPAGSDVILLGEVGALSGGQATFGISTRDGIDLALKEANAAGGVKGKKLAVRVYDNQSKPEEAAQATTRLVTQDKVVLILGDVASSNSLAMAEKAQTAGVPMITPSSTNPKVTETGDYIFRVCFIDPFQGFVMAKFARANLKLNKVAVLQDNKSAYSIGLTDVFTRKFTEMGGKITTTESFSQGDTDYRAQLTAIRKTQPDAIYVPGYYSEVGVIARQAREVGLRVPLLGGDGWDSSKLFELGGSAIQGSYFSNHYSPDNPDPKVQKFIADYKAAYGSVPDALAALGYDAARVAIAALERAKDLSGPAVRDAIAQTKDFPGVAGTITLDDKHNAVKSAVVLKVGDGKTEYVTTVNP; from the coding sequence ATGCGACGCCTTGCCCCGATGCTGCTCGCCGCGCTCGCCGTCTTCGCGGCTGCGTGCGAGAAGAAGACGCAGCCCGCACCCTCCGGTGAAGGAGGCTCGCAGACCGCGCAGCAGGGACAGCAGAAGCCCGCCACGCCTCCGGGCGGAGGCGAAGTCCCCGCTGGCTCCGACGTCATCCTCCTGGGCGAGGTCGGCGCGCTCAGCGGCGGCCAGGCCACCTTCGGCATCTCCACCCGCGACGGCATCGACCTGGCCCTCAAGGAGGCCAACGCCGCGGGCGGCGTGAAGGGCAAGAAGCTGGCCGTTCGCGTCTACGACAACCAGAGCAAGCCCGAGGAGGCCGCGCAGGCCACCACGCGCCTGGTGACGCAGGACAAGGTGGTGCTCATCCTCGGCGACGTGGCCTCGTCCAACTCGCTGGCCATGGCGGAGAAGGCGCAAACCGCGGGCGTGCCCATGATTACGCCCTCCTCCACCAACCCCAAGGTCACGGAGACGGGTGACTACATCTTCCGCGTCTGCTTCATCGACCCGTTCCAGGGCTTCGTCATGGCGAAGTTCGCCCGGGCGAACCTGAAGCTGAACAAGGTGGCGGTGCTCCAGGACAACAAGAGCGCGTACTCCATCGGCCTCACGGACGTCTTCACGCGCAAGTTCACGGAGATGGGCGGCAAGATTACGACCACGGAGAGCTTCAGCCAGGGCGACACGGACTACCGCGCGCAGCTCACCGCCATCCGCAAGACGCAGCCGGACGCCATCTACGTGCCGGGCTACTACAGCGAGGTGGGCGTCATCGCCCGCCAGGCGCGCGAGGTGGGCCTGCGGGTGCCGCTGCTGGGCGGTGACGGCTGGGACTCCTCGAAGCTCTTCGAGCTGGGCGGCAGCGCCATCCAGGGCAGCTACTTCTCCAACCACTACTCGCCGGACAACCCGGACCCCAAGGTCCAGAAGTTCATCGCGGACTACAAGGCCGCCTACGGCAGCGTCCCGGACGCGCTGGCGGCGCTGGGCTACGACGCGGCCCGCGTGGCGATTGCGGCCCTCGAGCGGGCCAAGGACCTGAGCGGCCCGGCCGTGCGCGACGCCATCGCCCAGACGAAGGACTTCCCGGGGGTGGCTGGCACCATCACCCTGGACGACAAGCATAACGCCGTGAAGTCCGCCGTCGTCCTCAAGGTCGGGGACGGCAAGACCGAGTACGTCACCACCGTCAACCCCTAA
- a CDS encoding branched-chain amino acid ABC transporter permease yields MAQLLQHLINGLAAGTIYALVALGYTMVYGVLKLINFAHGDVMMVGVYMGYATAFALGREVRSSLVGVALIFAVAMLGCALLGFLIERFAYRPLREKPRLTALITAIGISFALSYGFQLDIGFLPGASPRAFPEVIEPREWIIIGDRDVVVWNWQVISFLIAVVLMVGLQYLVFRTRFGRAMRAVSWDHRVAALMGIPTDRVIALTFMLSSALAAGAGLLYAIKDTSVSPLMGLYVGLKAFVAAVIGGIGHVPGAVVGALVLGLVEEFVVGYAASTWRDAVAFGFLILVLLVKPGGLFGRVAAEKV; encoded by the coding sequence ATGGCGCAGCTCCTCCAGCATCTCATCAACGGTCTGGCCGCCGGCACCATCTACGCGCTCGTCGCGCTCGGCTACACGATGGTGTACGGCGTCCTCAAGCTCATCAACTTCGCCCATGGCGACGTCATGATGGTCGGCGTCTACATGGGCTATGCCACCGCCTTCGCGCTCGGGCGCGAGGTGCGCAGCTCGCTCGTGGGCGTGGCGCTCATCTTCGCCGTGGCCATGCTGGGCTGCGCGCTGCTCGGCTTCCTCATCGAGCGGTTCGCGTACCGGCCGCTGCGCGAGAAGCCCCGGCTGACGGCGCTCATCACCGCCATCGGCATCTCCTTCGCGCTCTCGTACGGCTTCCAGCTCGACATCGGCTTCTTGCCCGGCGCGTCCCCGCGCGCCTTCCCGGAGGTCATCGAGCCCAGGGAGTGGATTATCATTGGTGACCGCGACGTGGTGGTGTGGAACTGGCAGGTCATCAGCTTCCTCATCGCCGTGGTGCTGATGGTGGGCCTCCAGTACCTCGTGTTCCGCACGCGCTTCGGCCGGGCGATGCGCGCGGTGTCCTGGGACCACCGCGTGGCGGCGCTGATGGGCATTCCCACCGACCGCGTCATCGCGCTGACGTTCATGCTCAGCAGCGCGCTGGCGGCGGGCGCGGGGCTGCTCTACGCCATCAAGGACACGTCGGTGAGCCCGCTGATGGGCCTGTACGTGGGCCTCAAGGCCTTCGTGGCGGCGGTGATTGGCGGCATCGGCCACGTGCCGGGCGCGGTGGTGGGCGCCCTGGTGCTGGGGCTGGTGGAGGAGTTCGTCGTGGGCTACGCGGCCAGCACCTGGCGTGACGCGGTGGCCTTCGGCTTCCTCATCCTGGTGCTGCTGGTGAAGCCGGGCGGGTTGTTCGGCCGCGTCGCGGCGGAGAAGGTCTGA
- a CDS encoding branched-chain amino acid ABC transporter permease yields METPALPVPESRSAIPPALRGVFPVLVALPVLALFQWALSESPFAVYLLSVIGVNIILAVSLNIVNGMTGQFSIGHAGFMAVGAYISGVMSLNLKEVALSFLPVAASDQVLFTVALLVGGLAAAACGFLVGLPSLRLRGDYLAIVTLGFGEIIRVVVQNTNAFGRALGLSGIPQYSSPYMVYFWVFIVVLAARRIAGSSHGRSLWAIREDEVAAEAMGVDTTGYKVRAFVISSFFAGIAGGLFAHFVPIINPGSFTFVKSMEIVVMVVLGGLGSTTGAIVAAIFLTLLPEGMRSLFNALGAEGSLAQKVDQIRMPVYGILLVVLMLSRPQGLFGTREIWDVLPRWLPRKRRGLS; encoded by the coding sequence ATGGAGACCCCGGCCCTTCCGGTCCCCGAGTCGCGCTCCGCCATTCCTCCCGCGCTGCGCGGCGTCTTCCCCGTGCTGGTGGCGCTGCCCGTGCTGGCACTGTTCCAGTGGGCGCTCAGCGAGTCGCCCTTCGCCGTCTACCTCCTGTCGGTGATTGGGGTGAACATCATCCTCGCGGTGAGCCTCAACATCGTGAACGGCATGACGGGGCAGTTCTCCATCGGCCATGCCGGCTTCATGGCGGTGGGGGCGTACATCTCCGGCGTGATGTCGCTGAACCTGAAGGAGGTGGCGCTGTCCTTCCTCCCGGTGGCGGCCAGCGACCAGGTGCTCTTCACGGTGGCGCTACTGGTGGGCGGACTGGCCGCCGCGGCCTGCGGCTTCCTCGTGGGCCTGCCGTCGCTGCGCCTGCGCGGTGACTACCTGGCGATTGTCACGCTGGGCTTCGGCGAAATCATCCGCGTGGTGGTGCAGAACACCAACGCGTTCGGCCGCGCGCTGGGCCTGTCCGGCATCCCGCAGTACTCCAGCCCGTACATGGTCTACTTCTGGGTGTTCATCGTGGTGCTGGCGGCGCGGCGCATCGCCGGCAGCAGCCACGGCCGCAGCCTGTGGGCCATCCGCGAGGACGAGGTGGCCGCCGAGGCCATGGGCGTGGACACCACCGGCTACAAGGTCCGCGCGTTCGTCATCTCGTCGTTCTTCGCGGGCATCGCGGGCGGGCTGTTCGCCCACTTCGTGCCCATCATCAACCCCGGCTCCTTCACCTTCGTGAAGTCGATGGAAATCGTCGTCATGGTGGTGCTGGGCGGCCTGGGCTCCACCACGGGCGCCATCGTCGCGGCCATCTTCCTCACGCTGCTGCCGGAGGGCATGCGCTCGCTGTTCAACGCGCTGGGCGCGGAGGGCAGCCTGGCGCAGAAGGTGGACCAGATTCGCATGCCTGTGTACGGCATCCTGCTGGTGGTGCTGATGCTGTCGCGGCCGCAGGGCCTCTTCGGCACGCGCGAAATCTGGGACGTGCTGCCGCGGTGGCTTCCGCGCAAGCGCAGGGGGCTGTCGTGA